The DNA window TACAGAGGTAAATAGTTTCGCTCACTATCTCTGCTCGTGTACTCAATAGACGGGTAAACTGAGAGATTGGTTTCATCGGATTCGTTCACCTGAGACCCTGTTGATCTCGAATGGTCAAATAATCAGCGCAGAATACGCACACATCACTCGCCGGGACCTACGCGTCTTGTAGTCGAAAATATTGAAAATCCACTTCGGATACATCACCGGGGTCGCATCGAAGATACGGGGAGTAGAAAGTATACGTCTCCATTGGCTCCAGTTCTCTCACAAAACCTTGGTCGGTGTGTACCAGTGTGTTATCGTCAATGTGTGATTTGACCCGCATGTAGATCTGTCTAACACTTTCAGCCTCCGTGTTTTGAATCGTCGCAGCGAAGCCATAGACCTCGTTATTACCGCTTGTGCCGAGAACTCCCCATCCCTTCTCGAGGAGTTCAAGCCCTTCTTTGGTCGAGGGGCCAGGGCCGCTATTAGCACCATCCGGTAAGGTCAATTGGTAGTTGTCTATCTCAGATGAGTCCCCCTCGGAGGTCACGATCATGAACTCGTAGGGCTCGCCAGAGAATCCATAGATGTTGTGCCGCGTCTCAGTGAGTACGCCTGTTCCAGAAAAGAACGTCGCATCTATCCACTGGAGATAGCCCCCTTCATACCGGCCACGAACACCGTATCGACCCGTGTCATCCTGGAAAAACTCGTGGTTCGTAATCGTTCCCAACTCGCTATCCCCTTCGATAGTCGAATCAATAGTTCCCCCCGAAGCGCAAATTGGTGTCTCGGACTCATCAAACGTAGCTGTCGCTACTTCGGTTCCAGTGAAGTTTTCAGGAGAACGAAGGTTGCCTTCACTAGTTGGAGCACTGAGACACCCAACGAGAGAGATAGAGAAGGTGGTTCCCGTTGTAGCAAGGAATTTCCGACGCTTCATGTCAATATCGATGCAGGCTATCGTTAAATGTGTTCTCTACGGTCAAACTAGCCTTTGACCTAACTCAATTGCACAGTCCGCAGGTAAGCGGAGATATTTGTATCATCGGATTCGTTCGGTCGAGACCCTGTCGATCTCGAACGGTCAAATGATCAGTAAAGGAACTGGACATAGTGCTTGTCCATAAAACATTTATCAATGCGATTACGATTGGATGGTATATGGATACACCTCATTTGTCTCGCCGGCATATCATCGGAACTGTGGCTCTTTCAGCTTTCGCGGGCTGTACAGCCTCCAGCTCCGAATCCGGAATCCAAATCGGGAACATTATGATCGGTAACTGGCGAGATGATCCGGTCACTATTACGCTCCGTCTTGATCGAGAGGGAAGTACAGTCTTTGAAGAGGCTATCGAGATCGATGATGATGGGGAAAACCTCATCGAGCAGTCATGGGATGCTGACCCCGGTGAGTATACTATTATGTATTCGACGGAGGCGGAAGGACGAATCTACAATTTGTCTCTTCCAGAAGATGTGGAAAGTGCAAATGGAGACTGTATCGACATTCAGATTCACTGCCGAGCAGACCTGACTGATATCGTTTTCAGAGACGATAGCCCACCGTGGGGCAAATGTTGAAGTGATCGTTCAATAAGCAGTTGTGTGTATCGGTTGATTCCACACTCGTGAGTGAAATGAACGACTTCGTTTTGCTGCGCCCAGGCGGAGTTACCAATTATAGCGCTCAGTTCGTTTTGGGTTTGATCAGTTCCCTTCGAAAATATTTTCATACACGTGCCGAAGGAGAAGGCTCGTACAGTCGAGCAGAAGATTTTTATTAACTTTCATACAGGTGGTTATATGGCTTCGCTGACGCGCCGGAAAATTCTCCAGTGGGGTGGTGTTCCCTTCGTTCTCGGGGCTAGTGGTTGTACATCGCTTGGGGTTGGATCGCCAAAGGAACCCCGCTTAACGAGGCTCACCGTTTCGAATCACGACTTCGAAGCACACACGGTTTACGCTTTAATAGTTGACGACGATGAGCCAGTGTTTTGGGGCGCAATGGACGTAGAAGCCGCCGATCCCGATTCAAATCATATCGGAGGAGGGGGTTTTGAAGGCTATTCGGCTGAATCGGGGGCCTATGTGCTCTATGCATGGCGAGACGACCAACCCCAATCGGACTGGAAACGGTCCGACTTCAGTGAGTATGATGGTTCCTGTTTTGCATTGAATATCCAAATTGGAACTGTCTCCGGTGACCGCACTGGAGAGGTTAGTCTGTGGTCGGGGAGTACCCTTTGTGGTGACGAACGTTCAGGTGAACACGGGAACTGATTATATAGAACTAGACGGGTTTGCCCATACCGAGAGGGTTTCGTGATAAGCTCACAGCGCGTATGTTGAGTGAGATTCTCCCCGATCTCCAAAGTAGCGATTGCTCAACACAGGGAGTCCAGTTACGATCCGATACTGGAAGCCTACCGAATATTTATTGGTCAAAAGATTAATCAGATATACATGTCGCCCTCTCCAGATGTTCGACCGACAGTCAGTAGGCGAGCGGTCCTCGTTGCAAGCGCACTCGGAACGTCGGCTCTCGCTGGCTGTCTCGGCCAACTTGAAGCGACTGAGGGTAATTCGACCGAGATGGCGGGCGAGTGGCCGACGTATCGGTTCGACTCGCGGAATAGTGGCTACAACCCCGACAGCAACGGGATTCGGGACGTAGAGCACGATTGGACGCACGATATACGCGGAACGCCGGGTCTTGCTGACGGAGAGATGTATCTCAACGGTAGCCGCCGCGACCCCGAAACAGGGACGGTCCAGTCGTCAGTCTCCCTGGAACTAGCTGTACAGGGACAGCCGACCGTCACCGACGACTACGTGTTCGTCACGGATATCAGATATCTATACTGCCTTACGGCTGACGCTGAAGAGGTCGTGTGGGAAAGCGAGAAGGTGGAGGGAATCTTCGGTGGGTCTCCGACCGTCGACGGAGAAACGGTGTTCGTAGTCCACGGTGGCGGGGCCAACGATTACGATGGAACTCGCGTTCGTGCGTTCGACGTCGCTTCGGGGGACGAACGCTGGCAGTACGATGCGGACGGTCGATCGACACCGGCAGTCGTCGACGGGACAGTGTACGTCAGCGGCCAGGACGGGTTGCATGCCATCGACGCCGAATCAGGGGACGAACGGTTCGTCGTCCCTGAGCCTATTTCGGACTGGTCGTCGCCAGCCGCCACGGCGGACCTCGTGTACGTAGTGACGGCGGATCACGACCACGAGGAGGAACTTATCGCAGTCGAGACGGCAGACGGAACGGTTCGCTGGCGGACGGCTGCCGCAGACGGAATGGCGCGTTCCGGAAGCGCACCAGTCGTGGCCGGAAAACTCGTTTACGCCACCACGGACGAGGAACTCGTGGCGCTTGATCACGCCGACGGCACGGTGGCGACGAGGTTCGGCAGCGGCGTCCCAGTCGCTCGCGCCGGAGACGTCCTCTACGCGACGAAAGATGGGCGAGTGTACGCCTACGACGCCGAGAGCGGAGACCGTCTCTGGACGTACACGACCGACGAGGTGCGGGGATCAGACACGGTCTCGCAGTTCGTTACCGGACTGACCCCGGGCGACGAAACCGTGTACGTACAAGCGGCTGACGGATTTCACAGACTGGTCTCCTCACCGTGACTGTTGGTTGTTGGTGAGCGCGTTATAGCACCGTCCTCACAGGATTGTTTTCGCCTTCCCTCTCAATGAACCAGCTGTTAGATAGGGGTGGCGATAGACCACATACAGATCATGCGTTTACTCGGGAGAACGTATATACACCAGTGCAGATGATCTCAGTGTAATGAACAGACGTTCCGTTCTCGCTGGCGTTGGACTGTCTGTCTCGAGTGCTCTCGTCGGGTGTCTCGTCCAATCTGACGAGGAAACTAACGCGGAGACCGATGGGGATATTCGCCGTCGAGCCTGCTCGCACGCACCCGACGAAACCGATCAGGTGAGTCACAACGTTACCAGAACCAGATTTCATTTCCTCCGAGAGCAATATGCACCGTTGACCCTCGTTACTGCACGTGACCAGCTAGAATCGAGGATTGATCCCGAACAGCGGGAAGACGGAGACGTTGACACCATTTTCGAGGACATTCGTTTCGACGAACATGTGGTTCTCATCTGGGAGACGAGCGAACGAATCACCACTGACCACGTCGAGTTTCTCGGCGTTGCCAGGCCCAACGACGAGGAATTTCGGGCGTATGGTTGCAACTACAGACTTGGAGGGGGTGGGCAGCAGGAAACCTATTATTCGTTCATCATCACAGTTAGTGTAGATGAGACTCTACAGCGAGCGGAGCTTCGCATTCAAAATGAGGATGGAAATACGAGGACACTAACCACAGAGCAATAAGGCGACTGACCAGCAACCGGGCTCCATTTGAATTCGTTCTGTTCTCAATTGTCGCTTTCTTCTAGCAAAGCTCGAACCCACTTAATAAGCATCTGTGGTGAGCACGCATGAGTCACGCTCGAACTCTTTGACGCTAGGGTTAGAATGGTAGCAAAAAGTCCGAAGGAATCCGGTGGAGGAGTCAGGGTTCTGCAACGGCTATCTCGAACCCCCAGTCAAACAACAAATCGGCGGCAGTTGAACTACTCTTTGTGTCGGGATCATTCCAGACGGAAACTTGTTGTTCCCATCGATAGGTGCCAGTCTCAAAGTAGCCCCCGACACGGTAATCATCCCACAGTTCGTACTGAGTTGTGAGTGATTCATCGGGCTCAAATGGCCGTGGTGGGCATCCCTGGTTGGAAAACCCACGGTACTCATCGGCGCTTCGATCTTCCGTCCATTTCCCTTCGTCCCGCTCAATTCGATCGGCGTGTCCAGGTGAATAGAGCCAGAGCCCTTCGGGGGTATCGCTTCCGCCTTTCGATCGATTAAAGAGACTACAACTACCGTCTCCAACGGAGAAGGCTCGCTCTGACCCTTCGTTCGTAATGTGAATTTGCAGCTGTACTGGTTGTGAATCTGTAGTTCTCTCCTCGAGAAGTTCAACATCGATCGAAACGTGAGAGTCAGCCGGAGTCGAATCCTGGTCGTGAATACTCACTTCCCGTTGAGAAGTTCCACTCCCGGAAGCAGCGGGTATCTGGCCAAGACACCCAGAAACGCTCACGACAGAGGCCGATCCAACTCCGTAAAGAAACGAACGTCGATTCATATTGATTATCAGTTGACCAGTCACATATAATTTGGGCTAACTGAAACGCTGATTTGGTCGATGTGCAGCAGAAATTGAGTAACTGACTAGCAGATATGGCGTATAGGACGTTGTCCGTAGGTTTCGGCGCCGATTTTAATCATGGTTCGTTCGGCCCACTTACTGTTACCGACTTCGCAGACGGGTCACCAGATTGATTGACAGTCACCGATTTTGGTAATCGCTCTCTCATTGTGACCACCAAACGATAAGCATCGACACTCTCGTCGAGTGAACAATTATTCTGAGAGCGAGCAGTGTCACTACTCCCAACGCTCACAGTAAGGCGCTCTGCGTCTACGTCGTAGGAGATATCTTTCAAACTGACTTGATTGCACTCACTTGACCCGACGTAGAGAGCCCCCCGGACAGTGATCTTCAATGAATCCAAGTCGAACGAAACAACTGGATGCTCAGTTGGACCGGGCATCCGCTCGAAGCCTTCACTTTCTGGTTCATAGATAGTAAACGTGTGATTTTTGATTCGTTGAGAACTGGTCTGTGGATCAATATTAAGGGCTAGACAGCCACCGGAGCACACGACGGAAGCTATCGAGAGGAGAGCACGGCGTTTCATAGTGCTAGTAAAGTGGTGGATATATAACTAGTTATTGGCGGTCTGGTATAGCGTAGCTGGGGGATGCGTTAACGGAGTTGAAAACAGAACTCTTGCCGTACCGATATCCGAACAGCCGTTGTAGAGTCACTGACAACCATTTAGCTTGAACCAACTTCTCCTTTTCATTAGTAGACAGCATAGAGCGACTCATAGACATCCGTACTGGCCATTAACATCATTATATTAATTTGCTTGAATAGGTGATGAATTTGGCTGATCAGACAATCATTACAGTGTATTCATGCATCGATCGGGTCTGAATCAATTGTTACGTTCAGTTCAGTAGGAACACCTTTTGGGTCAGTTACTCGAATCAAGAGTGAGTGAACGGTTGCATCATCGACATAGTCTTCATCTGGCGATTCGGTTACGACATCAACCTCAACGCTCTCTCCTCTCTGGTTAATCCGCTGGAGTTCTAACCACCGTGCACTCTGCATCATGTTCTGGACAACCAGAAGATACGATTGGTCAAAATCAGTTTTGTGAGTGAATTCCTCTACAGCATCATCATCTTCGACTATTTTCTTGCCGACCGCTTTCTTCTCAGTGATGATCGTATAGTAATTGGAGGGAGGTTCCTCACGTTCCCTATGCTGATACCATAGCCCCTTCTCAAGAATATCCTTTGGCCAATGTTCTGTTTCAACAGTCATACCCTCTGGAGCACTCGGCTCAGTTTCACTACTCAAACACCCACCTACTAGAGTGGACAGTACAACTGTGGACCGCCCGAGATATTCACGTCGATCCATAACAATAAGTATAGATGTTAAGTTATAGACCCTTCGTATGGTCAAAGAACTGTTTGACCTACTCCGTTCGCAGGTACGCTAAGAGATTGGTGTCATCGGTTTCGTTAATCCGAGACGCTGTCGATCTCGAACAGCCAAATGATCAGTACAGTCCCACAGATACCGTCAAGGAAGAATATATGTAACTCGGTAATGGTTATTTCTTGTATGAATTCGCTCTCAGTATCTCGGCGTCACGTGCTTGCCACGATTGGCGGAGTTTCTACGACGGGGTGTTTAGATTCGATCCCGTTCGCTTCAGAGACGGGGACTCGCATTGGGAGTCTCCTCGTTGATAACGTAACCGACGAATCCCAAACTGTGCTCCTCCAACTGCAACGCGAGAGCGAAATAGTCTATGATAGCGAGATACTGGTCGCTGAAGACGACCATGAGATCATCGACCCGTCCTGGTCAACGGAACCAGCCGAGTATACGCTTCTATATGCTGCTGATGGCGAATTGGGTATGATTTCAATTCCAGATGATGTTGAAGACACAATCGACAGACAGGGGTGTAACCATATCTGGGTTACTTTCGGTGGGCATTCTGACTTTCACATCCAGGTGTTCGATGGTGGAGGTCAGCCGGACTTGAAATGCTGAATGCCGTTCCACGCGTATCTCTTCAATTGTATCAATTGCTTCCACACGCATGAATGAAATGAACGACTCTGTTTTGCTGCATCCAGGGGGAGTCGTGAATCGCTCAGTATCGAGCAGGAAGGTTTTGAGAGGATAAGAATTCACAATTCTGCTGGGGGAAGATCTATAAATATGCTAATTAGAATCCAAATAATGAATCGCCGGAAAGTCCTGACCGGAATCAGCACAGGTGCTCTTCTCGGGGTTGGTGGCTGTCTCGAGACAGACACTTCGTTTCTTGATGAAACGTCTGATGACAGCGGAGACGGGAATAGCGTACCGGGCTGCACGCAAAAAGAGACGTGGAGTGACGGTGGAAATGCAACCCCAGAGGACCCTGACCCGGCATCGATCGCAGGCCGCCACGATTGTTCGAGTACCCGGCGTCCAGAGCCGACTGGAGAGGTATGTACGACCTTCACTCCCGTGATCAGCGGTGAAGAACGTACGATTCACAGTGCTGGCATCGAACCGTACCCGGAGCCGCCATCATCGTTTGACGAGGAAACGCTTGTATCGTACGTGTCCGAGTACGAGAACGCGTACTTCCACAATTCGATGGTGGAAAAGTACCGGGACGAGCTACGAGGTGCCGGAATCCGCGTCGAGGAGGACGAGACGCGAATCAAACAGACCGAGAACGCCATAACTCTCGTCTATATCCGGTTCTTTACCAGTACAAGCACTCTCAGCGATGGCACCACCCCTTCTGTTGGTGATGGTGCTGGCGCTGCCGGGTATGGCATCGACGAAACGGGCATCGTCCGTACAGAAGCCAGATACAGTGTTAGCGAAGAGGAGATGCCCGACCCCGTTGAAAGTGGTACGCTCCTCGAATGCTTTTGAACAATTCACATTCGTACGGATCAGTTGGTTCCGCACTGAGTGAGTAGAACGAGCGACTTTGTTGTGCTGCACACCGTTTCAGGATGTAGATTACGGTAAACCAATAGCCTACTAACAAGTCAAGAAGGAATAGTTCTTTCATTAGACTCCTCTCTTGTAGATACCCCCTCTGTGGAATTGCCGTTCACTACACGTGCGATTGATCGGTTTTGTCTGAACAGTGCTGGATCACAAACCATATCTCGGAGTTAAAGAAATCCGACATGTGCCACACAAGATATTCATATCTTAACTAGATAAACCCAATCATGGATCGACGGACGGCGCTCGGTGTGACGGGCGTGATCGGGAGTTCGGTGCTGGGTGGATGCCTCGGTGGGTTCACCGACAATGGTTCCGATACCGGGTACCAGTGGCGCTACGACACAGGCGGGGAACTCGATGCCGTATCGCAGGGCGTAGTATTCGCTCGGGAGCGTTCCAACGGGCAGATCGTCGCACTCGATGCCACGACTGGCGAGCGCCGGTGGGTCTACGGGGAAGCAGGAGGGATGGACGCCTACTCGGAACTCGCCGTTACGGAAACGGGCATCTACTTCGGCTACTGCACCGACGACGACTGTATCGGCCTGTATGGGCTCGATACGGATGGCGAAGAGCGGTGGCGTGCCGACACGGTGGGGACCGGGCGCACCAGCCCGTTCGTCGTCGACGGAACCGTCTACGTCGCCAGTGATGTCGGCGTCGTGCGAGCATTCGACGCGAAAACTGGTGAGGGCCTGTGGACCGACGGGATCGACGAATCGGACGAGACCACTAGTGGTTCCAGAATCGTCGACATCGCCGACGCCGTCTACGTCGAGAAAAACGCTGCTCTCGTCGTGATCGAGCGGGACGAGGGGAGTACGCGCTGGCGATACCAGCCCGATAATGGAGACGCGCAGATCATCGATGCGGCGGTTTCGAACGGCGTCGCGTACGTCGTGACCGGAGAGTATGTTGTCGCGGTCGTCGACGGCAACGAGGTGTGGCGTCAGCCTTTCGAAGCGGACGATGTGCAGACGGAAATTGCGGGAATCGCATCGAACCGGTTGTTCGTGCTCACTAACACCGATCGACACGAGTCGCGTCTGTATGCGTTCGACGTTGCGACCGGCGAGCGAGACCTGGTGTTGGAATCGCTCGAGCACCCGGACGAGGAGTCAGATCCGTTCGTGGACGTCCACGACGGAGTGGTGTACGTCGGCACGGACCGATTCCGTGCCCTCGAGGCGGCGACCGGCCACGAACACTGGAGTGTGACGGTCGATGGTGGCCCGATCCGAGCAATGACCATCGTCGAAGCGAAAGGTGCAGGAGATCACACTGTGTTCGTCCGTGCTGGGGCGAATCGACTAATCGGTGTTGATTCGGGCGGTGAGCGAACGTGGGAGGGGACCGTTGATGGGATGATTCGGAACTATCTAGTTGGCGAATCCGTGTTTGTGGCGACGGACGAAGGAATCTACGCACTCGAAGGGCAGGACGACTCCTGATAGACAACGGCGGTACTGCGCGCCGGTGGCTCTCCTCGAGCATTAGTATGAAAGTGCTTCGTTCAGTCAAGACTATGCATCTCACAGGTGTACCTACAACCCCTCTTTTAGTTCCCCAAATAACTATTTCCGACAGGGTTTCAATAACTTAACAAATGAGACGACGACGGTATCTACATGGATTGATCACGGTGCCAACTGCTGGCGTAGCGGGGTGTCTTTCACGTGATTCAATACCGGATGATGGATCTGATTTGACCCCCGAGGATGACCGGGACGTCAAGACGGTTGCCGCGGAGACGTTCGACGACGATTTCACCCCGATCTGTGCCGAAGGTGAATCGCTCGAATCGGATGTCGAGGGATTTTACGCGGAGCTTGTTACTGACCACGAATTTTTCAGAGATGTCGAGAGCGGTCGGTACGGTGTTCGGGGTCGAGTCTCGACTTGGGATAGTGGAAATATTCCGAAGGTTACAGCAGAGTTTTCCGACGGTTCGTTCGATTGGGATCGAGGTTACGGGCTCGACGAAGGAGAGACGTACCTGTTCACAGTGGTGAGTTCTGAGGGAGATCCTGACGCGATAGACGGGTACACGCTCACCGTCGAAGGAGGTGGGGTAGACGATATCGGGATCGCCTCCAAGGAGTACGTGACGATCGATGGGGAGTGGGGGCAGATTGGAACGTACGATGACGCTCCGGTGTATGGATACGCTGGGACAGTTACTAACGATCACACAGAGGACGTTAGACTGTTCCCCCGCATGAAGGCGTATCTCGACGAAACGACGGTGGCCTACGCTGGCCAAAGTACAGAAACAAGTGTCGATCTTGCTTTAGGAGACACACAAACAGTCTACTTCCCCTATCCACGATGCGATCCCGCGAAAATTGACCACGTTGAAGGATGGCTCGAGTGGGCGACGATGATTTACCCGTAGCTCGCTTCGCTGAAGAATCTCTCTCTCGAGGGCCGTCAACCCCCAATCAGTCTCCCGCAATAGTGTTGATCAACGGGCATAATTCACAACCCAGATTTGATTGGGTGACACAATCAGTAAGCATCTCTACTGAACGGCTGATTCATTAGACTAACCAGGCACCAAACTCGATCACCGCGCTGAACTCATCCTCTTTATGCAGCACGCCTATTTCAACATCTCAGTGACCAGCTACGTTGGAAAGTATGAGGATTTGCGCTAATACCAGGTCCCCATTGAAACGGCGCCGTCCGTTCAGAACAAAAGCGCGATTAATCTTAACTTTAAGATTAAACCAACACCGAACCCATTATCAATAGTCTTGAGTGACGATTTTCGTTCCACTATTCGACTTAACGGGTACTTCCTACTGAGAAGTGGCTTGGAGTGATTCCGCATCAGACACCGCCTTCACGACATCGACGAGGTCTCCCTGTGAGAGTGGATTGATCTCTTCGCGAACGCCATCGGCGGTGTAGAAGATCGACGCAGAAATCTCGTGCTCAGGATACAGCTCCCGGAGCACGTGATAGTAGATACTGAGTTGTTTCCGATACTCGGCTTCCGCGTGTCGACCACGATCAGTCTTGTAGTCGACTACTTCGACGCGGTCAGGCCGAACGTGGATGAGGTCGATGATCCCGGAGATCATCACGCGAGTCCCGTCGACATTGAGTGGAAGATAGGCGTCTTCCTCGACGAGCAGGTCACCCGATAGGCTATCGAGGAATGACATGACGTGCTGTTTGTCGTCCCAGCCAGGGTCGTCAGGTTCCAGTTCGACTTCCTCACCTCGCGCGTACGCTTCCGCGAAGTCGTGGACGTCGGTGCCGAACGCCTTCCCCATACCATCGTCGACGTCCTTGAAGACGTCTTCACGCATCAGTGAATGCGGTGAGTGTCCGACCGGTCCCTCCGGTGTCGGTACCGTAATCAGCAACTCTGTCTGCTCAGTTTCGTCGAGGGTGTCTGCATCGGGTTCAGTGTCCCACGCTTCGATGTCGACTGGGAGTTCTTCGAGGAACGTGTTCGGATCCTCCCCGGCCGAGAATATCACGTGGCTCTCAGCGCGCGTAATTGCCACGTATAGCAGTCGGCGTTCTTCGTCGTACTCTCGAGGCAGACACCGACGGAGGACGTCA is part of the Natronosalvus caseinilyticus genome and encodes:
- a CDS encoding PQQ-binding-like beta-propeller repeat protein, whose product is MSPSPDVRPTVSRRAVLVASALGTSALAGCLGQLEATEGNSTEMAGEWPTYRFDSRNSGYNPDSNGIRDVEHDWTHDIRGTPGLADGEMYLNGSRRDPETGTVQSSVSLELAVQGQPTVTDDYVFVTDIRYLYCLTADAEEVVWESEKVEGIFGGSPTVDGETVFVVHGGGANDYDGTRVRAFDVASGDERWQYDADGRSTPAVVDGTVYVSGQDGLHAIDAESGDERFVVPEPISDWSSPAATADLVYVVTADHDHEEELIAVETADGTVRWRTAAADGMARSGSAPVVAGKLVYATTDEELVALDHADGTVATRFGSGVPVARAGDVLYATKDGRVYAYDAESGDRLWTYTTDEVRGSDTVSQFVTGLTPGDETVYVQAADGFHRLVSSP
- a CDS encoding PQQ-binding-like beta-propeller repeat protein; the encoded protein is MDRRTALGVTGVIGSSVLGGCLGGFTDNGSDTGYQWRYDTGGELDAVSQGVVFARERSNGQIVALDATTGERRWVYGEAGGMDAYSELAVTETGIYFGYCTDDDCIGLYGLDTDGEERWRADTVGTGRTSPFVVDGTVYVASDVGVVRAFDAKTGEGLWTDGIDESDETTSGSRIVDIADAVYVEKNAALVVIERDEGSTRWRYQPDNGDAQIIDAAVSNGVAYVVTGEYVVAVVDGNEVWRQPFEADDVQTEIAGIASNRLFVLTNTDRHESRLYAFDVATGERDLVLESLEHPDEESDPFVDVHDGVVYVGTDRFRALEAATGHEHWSVTVDGGPIRAMTIVEAKGAGDHTVFVRAGANRLIGVDSGGERTWEGTVDGMIRNYLVGESVFVATDEGIYALEGQDDS